From the genome of Azospira restricta, one region includes:
- the sucD gene encoding succinate--CoA ligase subunit alpha: MSILINKDTKVITQGITGKTGQFHTEKCQEYANGKNCFVAGVNPKKAGEKIFDIPIYASVKEASAETGATVSVIYVPPPGAAAAIWEAVEADLDLVICITEGIPVRDMLMVRNRMKEKEAKGGKKTLLLGPNCPGLITPDEIKIGIMPGHIHKKGRIGVVSRSGTLTYEAVGQLSELGLGQSSAVGIGGDPINGLKHIDVMKMFNDDPDTDAVIMIGEIGGPDEAEAARWCKDNMKKPIVGFIAGVTAPPGKRMGHAGALISGGADTADAKLAIMEECGFKVTRNPSEMGKLLKAML, from the coding sequence ATGTCCATCCTGATCAACAAAGACACCAAAGTCATCACCCAGGGTATCACCGGCAAGACCGGCCAGTTCCACACGGAAAAGTGCCAGGAATACGCCAACGGCAAGAACTGCTTCGTCGCCGGCGTGAACCCGAAGAAGGCCGGCGAGAAGATCTTCGACATCCCCATCTACGCCTCGGTCAAGGAAGCCTCCGCTGAAACCGGCGCCACCGTCTCGGTGATCTACGTGCCGCCCCCGGGCGCCGCCGCGGCGATCTGGGAAGCGGTCGAAGCCGACCTCGACCTGGTCATCTGCATCACCGAAGGCATCCCGGTCCGCGACATGCTGATGGTGCGCAACCGGATGAAGGAGAAGGAAGCCAAGGGCGGCAAGAAGACGCTGCTGCTCGGCCCGAACTGCCCCGGCCTGATCACCCCGGACGAAATCAAGATCGGCATCATGCCCGGCCACATCCACAAGAAGGGCCGCATCGGCGTCGTTTCCCGCTCCGGCACGCTGACCTACGAAGCGGTCGGCCAGCTGTCCGAGCTGGGCCTCGGCCAGTCGTCCGCGGTCGGCATCGGCGGCGACCCGATCAACGGCCTGAAGCACATCGACGTCATGAAGATGTTCAACGACGATCCGGACACCGACGCCGTCATCATGATCGGCGAGATCGGCGGCCCGGACGAGGCGGAAGCCGCGCGCTGGTGCAAGGACAACATGAAGAAGCCGATCGTCGGCTTCATCGCCGGCGTCACCGCCCCCCCCGGAAAGCGCATGGGCCATGCCGGCGCGCTGATCTCGGGCGGCGCCGACACCGCCGACGCCAAGCTCGCGATCATGGAAGAGTGCGGCTTCAAGGTCACGCGCAACCCGTCCGAGATGGGCAAGCTGCTGAAGGCGATGCTCTAA
- the sucC gene encoding ADP-forming succinate--CoA ligase subunit beta: protein MKIHEYQGKQILKKFGVTVPRGIHCTSVDDAVKAAETLGGNIWVVKAQIHAGGRGKGGGVKVAKSLEQVREYANQILGMQLVTHQTGPEGQKVRNLLIEEGADIKHEYYVAALTDRATQTVAMMASYEGGMDIEEVAHKTPEKIVKVFINPLVGLTDEQALTLAKGMGMNEASIPQCVDTLKKLYTCYMETDASLAEINPLIHEGDGTVKALDAKFNFDSNALYRQEEIVAMRDLDEEDPDEVEASQFDLAYISLDGNIGCLVNGAGLAMATMDTIKLFGAEPANFLDVGGGATTEKVTEAFKLMLKNPKVKGILVNIFGGIMRCDTIASGVVAASRAVNLSVPLVVRMKGTNEDLGKQILKDSGLPIISADSMAEAATKIVAAVK, encoded by the coding sequence ATGAAGATTCACGAATATCAGGGCAAGCAAATCCTGAAAAAATTCGGCGTCACGGTCCCGCGCGGCATCCACTGCACCTCCGTCGACGACGCGGTGAAGGCGGCCGAAACGCTGGGCGGCAACATCTGGGTGGTGAAGGCCCAGATCCACGCCGGCGGCCGTGGCAAGGGCGGCGGCGTCAAGGTCGCCAAGTCGCTGGAACAAGTGCGCGAATACGCGAACCAGATCCTCGGCATGCAGCTGGTGACCCACCAGACCGGGCCCGAGGGCCAGAAGGTGCGCAACCTGCTGATCGAGGAAGGCGCCGACATCAAGCACGAATACTACGTCGCCGCGCTGACCGACCGCGCCACGCAGACCGTCGCCATGATGGCCTCCTACGAAGGCGGCATGGACATCGAGGAAGTCGCGCACAAGACCCCGGAGAAGATCGTCAAGGTCTTCATCAACCCGCTGGTCGGCCTGACCGACGAGCAGGCGCTGACGCTGGCCAAGGGCATGGGCATGAACGAAGCCTCGATCCCGCAGTGCGTCGATACGCTGAAGAAGCTGTACACCTGCTACATGGAGACCGACGCCTCGCTGGCCGAGATCAACCCGCTGATCCACGAAGGCGACGGCACGGTCAAGGCGCTCGACGCCAAGTTCAACTTCGACTCGAACGCCCTCTACCGCCAGGAAGAGATCGTCGCCATGCGCGACCTCGACGAAGAGGACCCGGATGAAGTCGAAGCCTCGCAGTTCGACCTCGCCTACATCTCGCTCGACGGCAACATCGGCTGCCTGGTGAACGGCGCCGGCCTGGCGATGGCGACGATGGACACGATCAAGCTGTTCGGCGCCGAGCCGGCCAACTTCCTCGACGTCGGCGGCGGCGCGACGACCGAGAAGGTCACCGAAGCCTTCAAGCTGATGCTGAAGAACCCCAAGGTCAAGGGCATCCTGGTCAACATCTTCGGCGGCATCATGCGCTGCGACACGATCGCCTCCGGCGTCGTCGCCGCCTCGCGCGCCGTCAACCTGTCCGTGCCGCTGGTCGTCCGCATGAAGGGCACCAACGAAGATCTGGGCAAGCAGATCCTCAAGGATTCCGGCCTGCCGATCATCTCCGCCGACTCGATGGCGGAAGCCGCCACCAAGATCGTCGCCGCGGTCAAGTAA
- a CDS encoding DUF2889 domain-containing protein encodes MPLPPPSVERTLVQLRNVQLFGYKRVDGRWDIEARITDTKNHEYPISSKTIPKGEPVHDMWVRVTIDHQMNVLDADAASDAAPYDNHCTAIAPDYRRHLIGLNLFRGFRKDVKERLGGIHGCSHITELLTYLPTAALQTFASDVQDNADSGVKPFQLDRCHALESHSEAVRRYYPRWYRGSKTG; translated from the coding sequence ATGCCCCTGCCGCCTCCCAGTGTCGAGCGCACGTTGGTGCAGCTGCGCAATGTGCAGCTGTTCGGCTACAAGCGCGTGGACGGCCGCTGGGACATCGAGGCGCGCATCACCGACACCAAGAACCACGAATATCCGATCTCGTCGAAGACCATCCCCAAGGGGGAGCCGGTGCACGACATGTGGGTGCGCGTCACCATCGACCACCAGATGAACGTGCTCGACGCCGATGCCGCCAGCGACGCGGCTCCGTACGACAACCACTGTACCGCGATCGCGCCGGACTACCGCAGGCACCTGATCGGCCTCAACCTGTTCCGCGGCTTCCGCAAGGACGTCAAGGAACGCCTCGGCGGCATCCACGGCTGTTCGCACATCACCGAGCTGCTCACCTACCTGCCGACGGCGGCGCTGCAGACTTTCGCCAGCGACGTGCAGGACAACGCCGACAGCGGCGTCAAGCCCTTCCAGCTCGACCGCTGCCACGCCCTCGAATCGCATTCGGAAGCGGTCCGGCGCTATTACCCGCGCTGGTACCGCGGAAGTAAAACCGGGTAG
- a CDS encoding sigma-54-dependent transcriptional regulator — protein MNPQLSVLLVEDDANVRLGCEQAIQLAGIPVATVAAAEEAQRKLAAGFPGVVVTDMRLPGMDGLQLVRWVHELEAALPVIMITGHGDVSLAVEAMRSGAYDFIPKPFSPEHLVEVVQRALEKRALTLEVAALRRRLEHRDGIEAMLIGRSPQMAAVRRRVHEVAGSAVDVLIRGETGTGKELVARCLHDNGPTAKGNFVALNCGGMPETLLDSELFGHEPGAFSGAQKRRIGKIEHANGGTLFLDELETMPMAMQIKLLRVLQERQLERLGSNQPIKVACRVVAATKEDLAVLAQKDRFRADLYYRLNVVTIDLPPLRERREDIPLLFEHFVMQAAERYQRPLPVVAPEDVHRLMAHDWPGNVRELRNAADCFALGLKNDVMAPAEVMEGEGGLSLAEAVERFERSLIAAELRRNDGSLARTSEALRVAKTTLHDKIRKYGLQSGG, from the coding sequence ATGAATCCGCAATTGTCCGTATTGCTCGTCGAGGACGACGCCAACGTCCGCCTCGGCTGCGAGCAGGCGATCCAGCTCGCCGGCATCCCGGTGGCCACCGTCGCCGCCGCCGAGGAGGCGCAGCGCAAGCTCGCCGCCGGCTTTCCCGGCGTCGTCGTCACCGACATGCGCCTGCCGGGGATGGACGGGTTGCAGCTGGTGCGCTGGGTGCACGAACTGGAGGCGGCGCTGCCGGTGATCATGATCACCGGCCACGGCGACGTCTCGCTGGCGGTCGAGGCGATGCGCAGCGGCGCCTACGACTTCATCCCCAAGCCCTTCTCGCCCGAGCACCTGGTCGAGGTTGTGCAGCGCGCGCTGGAAAAGCGGGCGCTGACGCTGGAGGTGGCGGCGCTGCGCCGCCGCCTCGAGCACCGCGACGGCATCGAGGCGATGCTGATCGGCCGCTCGCCGCAGATGGCGGCGGTGCGCCGGCGCGTGCACGAGGTCGCCGGCTCGGCGGTGGACGTGCTGATCCGCGGCGAGACCGGGACCGGCAAGGAACTGGTGGCGCGCTGCCTGCACGACAACGGGCCGACGGCGAAGGGCAACTTCGTCGCGCTGAACTGCGGCGGCATGCCGGAAACGCTGTTGGACAGCGAGCTGTTCGGGCACGAGCCGGGCGCCTTCTCCGGCGCGCAGAAGCGGCGCATCGGCAAGATCGAGCACGCCAACGGCGGCACGCTGTTCCTCGACGAGCTGGAAACGATGCCGATGGCGATGCAGATCAAGCTGCTGCGCGTGCTGCAGGAGCGGCAGCTGGAGCGGCTCGGCTCGAACCAGCCGATCAAGGTCGCCTGCCGCGTCGTCGCCGCGACCAAGGAGGATCTCGCGGTCCTGGCGCAGAAGGACCGCTTCCGCGCCGACCTCTACTATCGGCTGAACGTCGTCACCATCGACCTGCCGCCGCTGCGCGAGCGGCGCGAGGATATCCCGCTGCTGTTCGAGCACTTCGTGATGCAGGCCGCCGAGCGCTACCAGCGGCCGCTGCCGGTGGTGGCGCCGGAGGATGTGCATCGGCTGATGGCGCACGACTGGCCCGGCAACGTGCGCGAGCTCAGGAATGCCGCCGACTGCTTCGCGCTCGGCCTGAAGAACGACGTGATGGCGCCGGCCGAAGTGATGGAGGGCGAGGGCGGCCTGTCGCTGGCCGAGGCGGTCGAGCGCTTCGAGCGCTCGCTGATCGCCGCCGAACTGCGCCGCAACGACGGCAGCCTGGCCCGTACCAGCGAAGCGCTGCGGGTGGCGAAGACGACGCTGCACGACAAGATCCGCAAGTACGGCCTGCAGTCCGGCGGTTAA
- a CDS encoding sensor histidine kinase — protein sequence MTAAALFRSFASFGRSRWFGALLILAVLVAAGVAGYASSERYGMHLLREEGRHRLDLLAAAVDAEVSRVTHIPGILALNADVLELLRTRHSAGSPQQEVVNRYLERLSAQHVDSLAVFVMDTRGRVVASSDWILTDNLLGADFSHRSYFQAAIGGAPYRQYAVDGVRDEPGYFFAQPIRDERQDWKIVGVAVLKASIRAVERQWLTNDAPALIADDNGVVLLSAPPEWRYATLRPLSGEQVSELVRRQFEGRQLGTMSLGIDAAAAEAGIVVNFSGRPAESLGPPSRGSDYLVMSRNLPGTAWHLLVLSSVRPVRSQALAHGALAAAASATLILCLLYLRQRRRVLQARLKVQAALEAANRELEGKVAARTADLTRTVETLEAEVVERLRAEQTLRAAQEELVQAGKLAVLGQLATGITHELNQPLGAVRTLAANAIEFMHRGDAGTAERNLRIVCDLTDQMGGIIRPLKTFARKSPAVPSRVDVAQAVGSALFLLDQSLRQAGVVVDNRCVAGEHFSWCDHNRLQQVLINLIGNAADAMNDRSERRLEIAAAERPDGGIALAVADTGCGLPEAVLDRLFEPFFTTKAAGEGLGLGLAISRDIVRSFGGDLIAENREGGGARFVIVLPAAAEQGEEETVRS from the coding sequence ATGACCGCCGCCGCCCTTTTCCGCTCGTTCGCCAGCTTCGGCCGCAGCCGCTGGTTCGGCGCGCTGCTCATCCTGGCCGTGCTGGTCGCCGCCGGCGTCGCCGGCTACGCCTCGTCCGAGCGTTACGGCATGCACCTGCTGCGCGAGGAGGGTCGGCACCGCCTCGACCTGCTGGCCGCCGCGGTCGACGCCGAGGTGTCGCGGGTGACGCACATCCCCGGCATTCTCGCGCTCAACGCCGACGTCCTCGAACTGCTGCGCACCCGGCACAGCGCCGGCTCGCCGCAGCAGGAGGTGGTGAACCGTTACTTGGAGCGGCTGAGCGCGCAGCACGTCGACAGCCTGGCAGTGTTCGTGATGGACACGCGCGGCCGCGTCGTCGCCTCCAGCGACTGGATTCTCACCGACAACCTGCTCGGCGCCGATTTCTCGCACCGCTCCTATTTCCAGGCGGCGATCGGCGGCGCGCCGTACCGCCAGTACGCCGTCGACGGCGTGCGCGACGAGCCCGGCTACTTCTTCGCGCAGCCGATCCGCGACGAGCGCCAGGACTGGAAGATCGTCGGCGTCGCCGTGCTCAAGGCGAGTATCCGCGCCGTCGAGCGGCAGTGGCTGACCAACGACGCGCCGGCGCTGATCGCCGACGACAACGGCGTCGTCCTGCTCTCGGCGCCGCCCGAGTGGCGCTACGCGACGCTGCGCCCGCTGTCCGGCGAGCAGGTCAGCGAGCTGGTGCGGCGGCAGTTCGAGGGGCGCCAGCTGGGCACGATGTCGCTCGGCATCGATGCCGCCGCGGCCGAGGCGGGCATCGTCGTCAATTTTTCCGGGCGCCCCGCCGAATCGCTCGGGCCGCCATCGCGCGGCAGCGACTATCTGGTGATGAGCCGCAACCTGCCCGGCACCGCCTGGCACCTGCTGGTGCTCTCCAGCGTGCGGCCGGTGCGCTCGCAGGCGCTGGCGCACGGCGCGCTGGCGGCGGCGGCGAGCGCGACGCTGATCCTCTGCCTGCTCTACCTGCGCCAGCGCCGCCGCGTGCTGCAGGCGCGGCTGAAGGTGCAGGCGGCGCTGGAGGCGGCCAACCGCGAACTGGAAGGGAAGGTCGCCGCGCGCACCGCCGACCTGACGCGCACGGTCGAGACGCTGGAGGCGGAAGTGGTCGAGCGCCTGCGCGCCGAGCAGACGCTGCGCGCGGCGCAGGAGGAGCTGGTGCAGGCCGGCAAGCTCGCCGTGCTCGGCCAGCTGGCGACCGGCATCACGCACGAGCTGAACCAGCCGCTCGGCGCAGTGCGTACGCTGGCCGCCAACGCCATCGAGTTCATGCACCGCGGCGACGCCGGCACCGCCGAGCGCAACCTGCGCATCGTCTGCGACCTCACCGACCAGATGGGCGGCATCATCCGTCCGCTGAAGACCTTCGCGCGCAAGTCGCCGGCGGTGCCGAGCCGGGTCGACGTGGCGCAGGCGGTGGGCAGCGCGCTGTTCCTGCTCGACCAGTCGCTGCGCCAGGCCGGCGTCGTCGTGGACAATCGCTGCGTCGCCGGCGAACATTTCTCGTGGTGCGACCACAACCGCCTGCAGCAGGTGCTGATCAACCTGATCGGCAACGCCGCCGACGCGATGAACGACCGCAGCGAGCGCCGCCTGGAAATCGCCGCCGCCGAGCGCCCCGACGGCGGCATCGCGCTGGCCGTCGCCGACACCGGCTGCGGCCTGCCGGAAGCCGTGCTCGACCGGCTGTTCGAGCCGTTCTTCACGACCAAGGCGGCGGGCGAGGGGCTCGGGCTGGGCTTGGCGATTTCGCGCGACATCGTGCGCTCGTTCGGCGGCGACCTGATCGCCGAGAACCGCGAGGGCGGCGGCGCGCGCTTCGTCATCGTGCTGCCGGCCGCGGCGGAACAGGGAGAAGAGGAAACCGTCAGATCATGA
- the aspA gene encoding aspartate ammonia-lyase translates to MSTTRLEHDLLGDAPVPATAYWGVHTLRAIENYPITGKPIGSYADLVRALALIKHAAALAHKELGQLDETRAFAIIAACQEIAGGRLHDQFVVDVIQGGAGTSTNMNANEVIANRALELLGRQKGDYAYLHPINHVNMSQSTNDVYPTALRVATCLSIRGLLSAMAELREAFEAKADEFKDILKIGRTQLQDAVPMTLGQEFSTYAVMLGEDEARLNEAIALIREINLGATAIGTGINTDIRYAKLAIGHLSELSGLPLEPAPNLIEATQDCGAFVQLSGVLKRIACKLSKTCNDLRLLSSGPQAGLNEIRLPPRAAGSSIMPGKVNPVIPEVVNQIAFEVIGNDVTITMAAEGGQLQLNAFEPIIAHSLFKSVEHLAAGCRTLTAHCVTGITANRELLAERVRTSAGLATALNPYVGYENATRVAQEALATGRGVAELVEEMGLMTREELDRVLRPEVLTAPSALA, encoded by the coding sequence ATGAGCACGACACGACTCGAACACGACCTTCTCGGCGACGCGCCGGTTCCGGCCACCGCCTACTGGGGGGTGCATACCTTGCGCGCGATCGAGAACTACCCGATCACCGGCAAGCCGATCGGCAGCTACGCCGACCTGGTGCGCGCGCTGGCGCTGATCAAGCACGCCGCGGCGCTCGCGCACAAGGAGCTCGGCCAGCTCGACGAGACGCGCGCCTTCGCGATCATCGCTGCCTGCCAGGAGATTGCCGGCGGCCGGCTGCACGACCAGTTCGTCGTCGACGTGATCCAGGGCGGCGCCGGCACCTCGACCAACATGAACGCCAACGAGGTGATCGCCAACCGCGCGCTCGAGCTGCTCGGCCGGCAGAAGGGCGACTACGCCTACCTGCACCCGATCAACCACGTGAACATGTCGCAGAGCACCAACGACGTCTATCCGACGGCGCTGCGCGTCGCCACCTGCCTGTCGATCCGCGGCCTGCTGTCGGCGATGGCCGAGCTGCGCGAGGCCTTCGAGGCGAAGGCCGACGAGTTCAAGGACATCCTCAAGATCGGCCGCACGCAGCTGCAGGATGCGGTGCCGATGACGCTCGGCCAGGAGTTCTCGACCTACGCGGTGATGCTCGGCGAGGACGAGGCGCGGCTGAACGAGGCGATCGCGCTGATCCGCGAGATCAACCTCGGCGCCACCGCGATCGGCACCGGCATCAACACCGACATCCGCTACGCCAAGCTGGCGATCGGCCACCTCTCCGAACTCTCCGGCCTGCCGCTGGAGCCGGCGCCGAACCTGATCGAGGCGACCCAGGACTGCGGTGCCTTCGTGCAGCTGTCCGGCGTGCTGAAGCGCATCGCCTGCAAGCTCTCCAAGACCTGCAACGACCTGCGCCTGCTCTCCAGCGGCCCGCAGGCCGGCTTGAACGAGATCCGCCTGCCGCCGCGCGCCGCCGGTTCGTCGATCATGCCGGGCAAGGTCAACCCGGTGATCCCCGAGGTGGTCAACCAGATCGCCTTCGAGGTGATCGGCAACGACGTCACCATCACCATGGCCGCGGAAGGCGGCCAGCTGCAGCTGAACGCCTTCGAGCCGATCATCGCGCACAGCCTGTTCAAGAGCGTCGAGCACCTCGCCGCCGGCTGCCGTACGCTGACCGCGCATTGCGTCACCGGCATCACCGCCAACCGCGAGCTGCTCGCCGAGCGCGTACGCACCTCGGCCGGGCTGGCCACCGCGCTCAATCCCTACGTCGGCTACGAGAACGCCACGCGCGTTGCGCAGGAAGCGCTCGCCACCGGCCGCGGCGTCGCCGAGCTGGTCGAGGAGATGGGGCTGATGACGCGCGAGGAGCTCGATCGGGTACTGCGCCCGGAGGTGCTCACGGCGCCGAGCGCGCTGGCCTGA
- a CDS encoding MarC family NAAT transporter: MESTLYKLVASFFLGGLLSLVTITNPLSKIPLFASLAADLDETAAKREASRACVYALALLTACLFAGVAVLETFGISYGALRVAGGLTVAVIGYRMLFGTTEALFPKPAAAGAATGFAFFPLAMPGIAGPGAIATVIGISTEIAELPSGALRATAYAATVFSILATCLLMYGVFRSARVVSRWLGGEGVNVVSRLTGFLLVCIGVQFVASGIRSFVAGT; this comes from the coding sequence GTGGAGTCGACGCTTTACAAGCTGGTCGCGAGCTTCTTCCTCGGCGGGCTGCTGAGCCTGGTGACGATCACCAACCCGCTGTCGAAGATCCCGCTCTTCGCCTCGCTCGCCGCCGACCTCGACGAGACCGCGGCCAAGCGCGAGGCGAGTCGCGCCTGCGTCTATGCGCTGGCCCTGCTCACCGCCTGCCTGTTCGCCGGCGTCGCCGTGCTCGAGACCTTCGGCATCTCCTACGGCGCATTGCGCGTCGCCGGCGGCCTGACCGTCGCGGTGATCGGCTACCGCATGCTGTTCGGCACCACCGAGGCGCTCTTCCCGAAGCCGGCTGCGGCCGGCGCCGCCACCGGCTTCGCCTTCTTCCCGCTGGCGATGCCCGGCATCGCCGGCCCCGGCGCGATCGCCACGGTGATCGGCATCTCCACCGAGATCGCCGAGCTGCCGAGCGGCGCGCTGCGTGCGACCGCCTACGCCGCCACCGTCTTCAGCATCCTCGCCACCTGCCTCTTGATGTACGGCGTCTTCCGCTCCGCGCGCGTCGTCTCGCGCTGGCTGGGCGGCGAGGGCGTGAACGTCGTCAGCCGCCTGACCGGCTTCCTGCTCGTCTGCATCGGCGTGCAGTTCGTCGCCTCGGGCATCCGCAGTTTTGTTGCCGGTACCTGA
- a CDS encoding methyl-accepting chemotaxis protein gives MTTTTKAMPAPPAGGQDIMNAINRLSIGQQLTLAFAVVVGLFVAVAAWTAFSLARVDRAAERIASVSLAKEAQIAQLADSFQQMQTAVRNNIIFTDAEVMKREQAVYLAEKKRFAEALAALRKLAADSGADAAERELLARIGSGFEAAVVPQDKAMEEAMQFLSSVAMGILQNDGGPKMQKVAAAIGEARQLVQAQSRARAADIADETGRTRAVALALAGVAGLVAAVLGVWLTASVRGPLAETVALMEKMAAGDLTGQVSGSGGREIQRVQQAAGRTARELTRLLAGMRGDAARLKSAASNLSAAAEGAGRGSRQQVEAAGAMAATLQQMSERIAHVAALGGEAHALSADAGRQAGDGAGLIRTMVGEIRAISELVSESAATVTTLGEDSEKISSITTVIRDVADQTNLLALNAAIEAARAGEAGRGFAVVADEVRKLAETTNRSAREIAEMIAAIQGGTRSMAAQMARSVERVEAGLQVACAAGDAMAAIDAGANRVIAVIDEVSSALNEQSAASREVSGRVERIAEMVGENDRATAAVADTARELDQLAGSLETGLGHFRTA, from the coding sequence ATGACGACCACGACGAAAGCGATGCCGGCGCCGCCGGCGGGAGGACAGGACATCATGAACGCGATCAACCGTCTGTCGATCGGCCAGCAGCTGACACTGGCCTTTGCCGTGGTGGTCGGGCTGTTCGTCGCCGTCGCGGCATGGACGGCCTTCAGCCTGGCGCGCGTCGACCGCGCCGCCGAGCGCATCGCCTCGGTGTCGCTGGCCAAGGAGGCGCAGATCGCGCAGCTCGCCGATTCGTTCCAGCAGATGCAGACGGCGGTGCGGAACAACATCATCTTCACCGACGCCGAGGTGATGAAGCGCGAGCAGGCGGTCTATCTGGCCGAGAAGAAGCGCTTCGCCGAGGCGCTCGCCGCGCTCCGCAAGCTCGCCGCCGACAGCGGTGCCGACGCCGCCGAGCGCGAGCTGCTGGCGCGCATTGGCAGCGGCTTCGAGGCGGCGGTGGTGCCGCAGGACAAGGCGATGGAGGAGGCGATGCAGTTCCTCTCCAGCGTCGCCATGGGCATCCTGCAGAACGACGGCGGGCCGAAGATGCAGAAGGTCGCCGCGGCGATCGGCGAGGCGCGGCAGCTGGTGCAGGCACAGAGCCGGGCGCGCGCCGCCGACATCGCCGACGAGACCGGACGCACGCGCGCTGTCGCGCTGGCGCTCGCCGGCGTCGCCGGCCTGGTCGCGGCGGTACTCGGCGTCTGGCTGACGGCCAGCGTGCGCGGTCCGCTCGCCGAGACCGTGGCGCTGATGGAGAAGATGGCCGCCGGCGACCTCACCGGCCAGGTGTCGGGCAGCGGCGGGCGCGAGATCCAGCGCGTGCAGCAGGCCGCCGGCCGTACCGCGCGCGAGCTGACGCGGCTCTTGGCCGGCATGCGCGGCGACGCGGCGCGGCTGAAGAGCGCCGCCTCCAACCTTTCGGCCGCGGCCGAGGGGGCCGGCCGCGGCTCGCGGCAGCAGGTCGAGGCCGCCGGCGCGATGGCGGCGACGCTGCAGCAGATGAGCGAGCGTATCGCGCACGTCGCCGCGCTCGGCGGCGAGGCGCACGCGCTGTCGGCCGACGCCGGCCGCCAGGCCGGCGACGGCGCCGGCCTGATCCGGACGATGGTCGGCGAGATCCGCGCGATCTCGGAGCTGGTCAGCGAATCGGCGGCGACGGTGACGACGCTGGGTGAGGACTCGGAGAAGATCTCGTCGATCACGACGGTGATCCGCGACGTCGCCGACCAGACCAACCTGCTCGCGCTGAACGCGGCGATCGAGGCGGCGCGCGCCGGCGAGGCCGGCCGCGGCTTCGCGGTGGTCGCCGACGAGGTCAGGAAGCTGGCCGAGACGACCAACCGCTCGGCGCGCGAGATCGCCGAAATGATCGCCGCGATCCAGGGCGGCACGCGCTCGATGGCGGCGCAGATGGCGCGCTCGGTCGAGCGCGTCGAGGCCGGCCTGCAGGTGGCCTGCGCCGCCGGCGACGCGATGGCGGCGATCGATGCCGGCGCCAACCGCGTGATCGCGGTGATCGACGAGGTGTCGTCGGCGCTCAACGAGCAGTCGGCGGCGAGCCGCGAGGTCTCCGGCCGCGTCGAGCGCATCGCCGAGATGGTCGGCGAGAACGACCGGGCGACCGCCGCGGTCGCCGACACCGCGCGCGAGCTCGACCAGCTGGCCGGCTCGCTCGAGACCGGCCTCGGCCATTTCCGGACGGCGTGA
- a CDS encoding amino acid ABC transporter substrate-binding protein: MNALRRAGRFSFLLSLFLSVPALAAPVLDRVAQSGVVSIGYRDSSPPFSYLDAERRPIGYSIDLCLRIVDALRQSLRRPLEVRYVPVSSATRMDAVMRGDVDLECGTTTSTAERRQKVAFTVPTYIATTRLLVRSGSGIASIADLAGKTVVTTRGTTAEKLFREADTRRTLRARLVEAKDHAESFAVLQAGQADAFIMDDVLLYSLRAASGAPEKFEVTREALNIEPLAIMFARDDPEFKQLVDREVTRLIVSNEIHRIYRRWFESPIPPKGVNLGLAMSYLLRDSFKAPTDWLPN, from the coding sequence ATGAATGCACTTCGCCGTGCAGGGCGCTTCTCATTCCTGCTTTCGCTGTTCCTGAGCGTGCCGGCGCTGGCGGCGCCGGTGCTCGACCGTGTCGCGCAGAGCGGCGTCGTCAGCATCGGCTACCGCGACTCGTCGCCGCCGTTCTCCTACCTCGACGCCGAGCGCCGGCCGATCGGCTACTCGATCGACCTCTGCCTGCGCATCGTCGATGCGCTGCGCCAGTCGCTGCGCCGGCCGCTGGAAGTCCGCTACGTGCCGGTGAGCTCGGCGACGCGGATGGATGCCGTCATGCGCGGCGATGTGGACCTCGAGTGCGGCACCACCACCAGCACCGCCGAGCGCCGCCAGAAGGTGGCCTTCACCGTGCCCACCTACATCGCCACGACGCGCCTGCTGGTCCGCTCCGGCAGCGGCATCGCCTCGATCGCCGACCTCGCCGGCAAGACCGTGGTGACGACGCGCGGCACCACCGCCGAGAAGCTGTTCCGCGAGGCCGACACCCGCCGCACGCTGCGCGCGAGGCTGGTCGAGGCCAAGGATCACGCCGAATCGTTCGCCGTGCTGCAGGCCGGCCAGGCCGACGCTTTCATCATGGACGACGTGCTGCTCTACAGCCTGCGCGCCGCGTCGGGCGCCCCCGAGAAGTTCGAGGTGACGCGCGAGGCGCTCAATATCGAGCCGCTGGCGATCATGTTCGCCAGGGACGACCCCGAGTTCAAGCAGCTGGTCGACCGCGAGGTGACGCGGCTGATCGTCAGCAACGAGATCCATCGCATCTACCGCCGCTGGTTCGAGTCGCCGATCCCGCCGAAGGGCGTCAACCTCGGGCTGGCGATGAGCTACCTGCTGCGCGACTCGTTCAAGGCGCCCACCGACTGGCTGCCGAACTGA